One region of Trichosurus vulpecula isolate mTriVul1 chromosome 1, mTriVul1.pri, whole genome shotgun sequence genomic DNA includes:
- the LOC118841521 gene encoding LOW QUALITY PROTEIN: transketolase-like (The sequence of the model RefSeq protein was modified relative to this genomic sequence to represent the inferred CDS: substituted 2 bases at 2 genomic stop codons): protein MEDYHKPDQQKLQALKDTANRLRINSIQATTAAGSGHPTSCCSAAEIMAVLFFHTMKYKPQDPRDPSNDRFVLSKGHAAPILYAVWAEAGFLPEAELLNLRKITSILDGHPVPKQAFTDVATGSLCQGLGAACGMAYTGKYFDKASYRVYCLLGDGQVSEGSVWEAMAFAAFYKLDNLVAIFDVNRLAQSDPAPLQHHVDVYQKRCESFGWNVTVVDGHSVEELCKAFDXGKDKPLAIIAKTYKGRGISRIEDKESWHGKPLPKNMAEQVIEEIYSQIQSKKKILATLPKEDAPTVNITNIQMPSPPNYKLGEKLATRKAYGMALAKLGNASDRVIALDGDTKNSTFSEFFKKEHPNRFIECFIAXQNMVSIAVGCATRDRTVPFCSTFAAFFSRAFDQIRMAAISESNINLCGSHCGVSIGEDGPSQMALEDLAMFRSIPNGTVFYPSDAVATEKAVELAANQKGICFIRTSRPDNAVIYNNNENFQIGQAKVVLKSKDDQVTVIGTGVTLHEALAAAEQLKKEKINIRVLDPFTVKPLDKKLVLDSARATHGRILTVEDHYYEGGIGEAVAAAVVGEPGITVTRLAVSNVPRSRKPAELLKMFGIDRDAIVQAVKAALS from the coding sequence ATGGAGGATTACCATAAGCCAGACCAACAAAAACTGCAGGCGCTGAAGGACACTGCCAACCGGCTGCGCATCAACTCCATCCAAGCCACCACCGCGGCGGGCTCGGGCCACCCCACATCATGCTGCAGTGCAGCAGAGATCATGGCGGTCCTCTTCTTCCACACCATGAAGTATAAACCCCAGGACCCCAGGGACCCCAGCAATGATCGCTTTGTGCTGTCCAAGGGTCATGCGGCTCCCATCCTCTATGCGGTCTGGGCAGAGGCTGGCTTCTTGCCAGAGGCTGAGCTGTTGAACTTGAGGAAGATCACCTCCATTCTAGATGGCCACCCAGTCCCCAAACAAGCCTTTACAGACGTGGCTACTGGTTCCCTGTGTCAAGGGCTTGGAGCAGCATGTGGAATGGCCTACACGGGCAAATACTTCGACAAAGCCAGCTACCGTGTCTACTGTTTGCTGGGCGATGGGCAGGTGTCTGAAGGCTCCGTGTGGGAGGCCATGGCCTTCGCAGCATTCTACAAGTTGGACAATCTGGTTGCCATCTTTGACGTTAACCGGCTGGCCCAGAGCGACCCTGCCCCACTGCAGCACCACGTGGACGTGTACCAGAAGCGATGTGAATCCTTTGGGTGGAATGTCACGGTCGTGGATGGACACAGTGTGGAAGAACTCTGCAAGGCTTTTGACTAGGGCAAAGATAAGCCACTGGCTATCATTGCAAAGACATATAAGGGCAGAGGAATCTCAAGGATAGAAGACAAGGAATCTTGGCATGGGAAGCCCCTTCCCAAAAACATGGCAGAACAGGTCATTGAGGAAATATACAGCCAAATCCAAAGCAAGAAGAAGATTCTAGCTACCCTCCCCAAAGAGGATGCCCCCACAGTGAACATCACCAACATCCAGATGCCTTCTCCCCCAAATTACAAACTCGGAGAAAAGCTAGCCACCCGCAAAGCCTATGGCATGGCCTTGGCCAAACTGGGGAACGCCAGTGACCGTGTGATAGCCCTGGATGGGGACACCAAGAATTCCAccttttcagaattctttaagaAGGAGCATCCCAATCGCTTCATCGAATGTTTCATTGCATAACAGAACATGGTGAGCATTGCCGTGGGATGTGCTACGCGGGACAGGACTGTGCCTTTCTGCAGCACCTTTGCTGCCTTCTTCAGCAGGGCCTTCGACCAGATCCGTATGGCAGCCATTTCTGAGAGCAACATCAACCTGTGTGGCTCACACTGCGGGGTGTCCATCGGTGAAGATGGTCCTTCTCAGATGGCCCTTGAAGATCTTGCCATGTTCCGGAGCATTCCCAatgggactgtcttttacccGAGTGATGCTGTGGCTACTGAGAAAGCAGTTGAGTTAGCAGCCAACCAGAAGGGCATCTGTTTCATAAGGACCAGCCGCCCAGACAATGCCGTCATttacaacaacaatgaaaacttCCAGATTGGCCAGGCTAAGGTGGTCCTGAAGAGCAAGGATGACCAGGTGACCGTGATTGGAACTGGAGTGACCCTCCATGAAGCCTTGGCAGCTGCAGAgcagctgaagaaagaaaaaatcaacatCCGGGTGCTTGATCCCTTTACAGTTAAGCCCCTGGATAAGAAACTAGTCCTTGACAGTGCTCGAGCAACCCATGGCCGCATCCTAACTGTGGAAGACCATTACTATGAGGGTGGCATAGGAGAGGCTGTGGCTGCTGCCGTAGTGGGTGAGCCTGGCATCACCGTCACTCGCTTGGCGGTCTCTAACGTCCCAAGAAGTAGGAAGCCGGCAGAGCTGCTGAAGATGTTTGGCATCGACAGGGATGCCATTGTTCAGGCTGTTAAGGCAGCCTTGTCTTAG